A part of Sulfurifustis variabilis genomic DNA contains:
- a CDS encoding nuclear transport factor 2 family protein — MSTEIEALKRLFAAINCNDLRAVTKDFNPEIVRIEPEGFPTAGTYRGIAEVQEHIMKGRGTWAEGTCEPEKFLENGDKVVVYLHAWVRLKASTEWVGGRFADGFVFRNGKIVQYLSFGERAEALKWAGIKD, encoded by the coding sequence ATGAGCACCGAAATCGAAGCACTCAAGCGACTTTTCGCTGCGATCAATTGCAACGACTTGCGGGCCGTCACCAAGGATTTCAATCCGGAGATCGTGCGCATTGAACCCGAGGGCTTTCCAACAGCCGGCACCTATCGCGGTATTGCGGAAGTGCAAGAGCACATCATGAAAGGACGCGGGACCTGGGCCGAAGGGACCTGCGAGCCCGAGAAGTTCCTGGAGAATGGAGATAAGGTGGTCGTGTACCTCCATGCCTGGGTCCGCCTGAAAGCCTCGACCGAATGGGTTGGCGGCCGATTCGCCGATGGCTTCGTGTTCCGTAACGGCAAGATCGTCCAATATCTCTCTTTCGGGGAACGCGCGGAGGCCCTAAAGTGGGCCGGCATCAAAGACTAA
- a CDS encoding VOC family protein codes for MTVKRMDNVGIVVEDIDAAIEFFTELGLELEGRVPVEGDWADGVTGLRDMRVEIAMMRTPDGHSRIELSRFLAPTVVADHRSAPVNALGYLRVMFTVEDIDDTLARLGKRGATLVGKVVQYEDMYRLCYIRGPEGILIGLAQQLGQQASRANPMSRKH; via the coding sequence ATGACGGTCAAACGCATGGACAACGTCGGCATCGTGGTGGAAGACATCGATGCCGCCATTGAGTTCTTCACCGAACTGGGTCTAGAGCTCGAGGGGCGCGTCCCGGTCGAAGGAGACTGGGCGGATGGCGTCACCGGATTGCGCGACATGCGCGTCGAGATTGCGATGATGCGTACGCCGGACGGTCACAGCCGAATCGAGCTCTCCCGCTTCCTCGCGCCGACCGTCGTCGCCGATCACCGCAGCGCGCCGGTGAACGCTCTCGGCTACCTGCGCGTCATGTTCACCGTGGAGGACATCGACGATACGCTCGCCCGACTCGGCAAACGCGGCGCGACGCTCGTCGGCAAAGTGGTCCAGTATGAAGACATGTATCGGCTCTGCTACATCCGGGGTCCCGAAGGAATACTCATCGGGCTCGCCCAACAGCTCGGGCAGCAGGCTTCCCGAGCGAATCCCATGAGCCGTAAGCATTGA
- a CDS encoding DUF768 domain-containing protein, whose product MSKRFLRWAETWIEENIPPGANPDIESHEARAKRLMEKMFAEAAAANFSDVETKEERERIAPLVLAAVSDTTDFDYDSYTLKYLLAQENEDGD is encoded by the coding sequence ATGAGCAAGCGCTTCCTGAGGTGGGCTGAGACCTGGATCGAAGAAAACATCCCGCCCGGCGCCAATCCCGACATCGAGAGCCACGAAGCGCGGGCAAAGCGGCTGATGGAGAAAATGTTCGCCGAGGCGGCCGCGGCCAACTTCTCGGACGTCGAGACCAAAGAGGAGCGGGAGCGCATTGCGCCCCTGGTGCTGGCCGCGGTCTCGGACACCACCGATTTCGACTACGATAGCTATACGCTCAAGTATCTACTGGCGCAGGAGAATGAAGACGGCGACTGA
- a CDS encoding IS3 family transposase (programmed frameshift), which produces MKKRHNEEQIIRILREAETTGVQIRELCRRHNITEQTFFRWRNKYGGMEVSEARRLKTLESENAKLKKLVAEQLLVIEGLREFFRKKMTSPAGRREALAALTSRGVSSRAACRYLGFSRRVPHYALRQPAKDRLLTQALLVSAQQHPRFGYRRTSAWLDLGLWRVRRLWRELKLALPRRRPRRRRCGTDIRLPGATRPNHVWSYDFVHDRLASQKAIRLLCVIDEHTRECLAIEVARSLTSRDVILTLGRLMRLYGKPEFIRSDQGAEFTATAVMRWLRDQNVGPAFIPPGKPWRNGFVESFNGKLRDECLNREWFRDLAEARTVIESWRQFYNHRRPHSALGYRPPAEVRAEQAKLVLGLTG; this is translated from the exons ATGAAGAAGCGGCACAACGAAGAACAGATCATCCGCATCCTGCGGGAGGCCGAGACGACCGGTGTGCAGATCCGCGAGCTCTGCCGGCGGCACAACATCACCGAGCAGACCTTTTTCCGCTGGCGCAACAAGTACGGCGGGATGGAGGTGTCGGAAGCCCGGCGGCTCAAGACCCTCGAGAGCGAGAATGCCAAGCTCAAGAAACTCGTGGCCGAGCAGCTCCTGGTCATCGAGGGACTCAGGGAGTTCT TCAGGAAAAAAATGACGTCCCCGGCCGGCCGGCGCGAGGCATTGGCGGCGCTTACGAGCCGGGGCGTCTCGAGCCGTGCCGCCTGCCGTTATCTCGGCTTCAGTCGCCGGGTGCCGCACTACGCGCTCCGGCAACCCGCCAAGGACCGGCTCCTGACGCAGGCGCTGCTCGTGAGCGCCCAGCAGCATCCGCGCTTTGGTTATCGGCGCACGTCCGCCTGGCTCGATCTCGGGCTCTGGCGCGTCCGGCGCCTGTGGCGAGAGCTCAAGCTCGCCCTGCCGCGCCGGCGTCCGCGGCGACGGCGCTGCGGGACCGATATCCGCCTGCCCGGGGCGACCCGGCCGAACCACGTCTGGAGCTACGACTTCGTGCACGACCGCTTGGCGAGCCAGAAAGCCATACGGCTCCTCTGCGTGATCGACGAGCACACTCGGGAGTGCCTGGCAATCGAGGTAGCGCGCTCCCTCACCTCGCGCGATGTGATCCTGACCCTCGGAAGACTCATGCGCCTCTACGGCAAGCCCGAGTTCATCCGCTCCGACCAGGGCGCGGAGTTCACCGCCACTGCCGTGATGCGCTGGCTGCGCGATCAGAACGTCGGCCCGGCCTTCATCCCGCCGGGCAAGCCCTGGCGCAACGGCTTCGTGGAGAGCTTCAACGGGAAGCTCCGGGACGAGTGCTTGAACCGCGAATGGTTCCGGGATCTCGCGGAGGCGAGAACCGTGATCGAGAGCTGGCGCCAGTTCTACAACCACCGCCGCCCGCACAGTGCGCTCGGGTATCGGCCACCGGCCGAGGTGCGCGCGGAGCAAGCTAAACTCGTGCTTGGACTCACAGGGTGA
- a CDS encoding integron integrase, which translates to MAGSTSASATQSPRLLEQLRDAVRRRHYSYRTEKAYLHWARRYILFHHKRHPAEMGEPEVGMFLTHLAVERRVSASTQNQALNAILFLYKQVLNRDIGLIEGVTRAKRSQHLPAVLSRDEVQAVLTRLSGRAWLMAGLMYGAGLRVTECLRLRIKDVDFGFRQILVRDGKGKKDRAVPLPQATTAALRLQIEAVSRIHAADLADGFGDVSLPYAIDRKYPNASRELGWWYLFPASHRSRDPYTGRIKRHHLDESVIQRAVKRAVAAANIRKPVSCHAFRHSFATHLLAGGQDIRTIQELLGHKDVSTTMIYTHVLGVGARGVASPFDSLFVVTQG; encoded by the coding sequence ATGGCAGGGTCCACGTCCGCGTCCGCGACACAGTCACCGCGGCTGCTCGAACAGTTGCGTGATGCCGTCCGGCGGCGCCACTACAGCTATCGTACGGAAAAGGCCTATCTGCACTGGGCGCGTCGGTACATCCTGTTTCACCACAAGCGCCACCCGGCCGAGATGGGAGAACCCGAGGTGGGGATGTTTTTGACCCATTTGGCCGTGGAGCGGCGAGTGTCCGCCTCGACTCAGAACCAGGCGCTCAACGCGATCCTGTTTCTCTACAAGCAGGTGCTGAACCGCGACATCGGTTTGATCGAGGGCGTAACGCGCGCCAAGCGCTCGCAGCACCTGCCGGCGGTGCTCTCGCGGGACGAGGTGCAGGCAGTGCTGACCCGGCTGTCAGGTCGGGCGTGGTTGATGGCGGGACTCATGTATGGAGCCGGTTTGCGCGTCACGGAGTGTCTGCGCCTCAGAATCAAAGATGTGGATTTCGGTTTCCGTCAGATTCTGGTGCGGGACGGCAAAGGCAAGAAGGACCGAGCGGTTCCCTTGCCGCAAGCGACGACAGCCGCGTTACGCCTGCAGATCGAAGCGGTCAGCCGCATCCATGCAGCAGATCTGGCGGATGGCTTCGGCGACGTCTCATTACCCTATGCCATCGATCGCAAGTATCCGAACGCCTCGCGGGAGCTGGGCTGGTGGTACTTGTTTCCCGCCTCGCATCGTAGTCGCGACCCTTACACCGGCCGGATAAAGCGACATCATCTAGATGAATCGGTGATCCAACGGGCGGTGAAACGGGCTGTAGCGGCGGCGAACATTCGCAAACCCGTTTCGTGCCACGCGTTTCGTCATTCATTTGCCACACACTTGCTCGCTGGCGGGCAGGACATTCGCACCATCCAGGAATTGCTGGGCCATAAGGATGTGAGCACGACGATGATTTACACCCATGTCCTCGGGGTAGGCGCGCGAGGTGTCGCGAGCCCGTTTGACAGTTTGTTTGTCGTGACGCAGGGCTGA
- a CDS encoding PHP domain-containing protein, whose amino-acid sequence MAASSAYAELHCLSNFSFLRGASHPEELVARAKQLGYSALALTDECSLAGVVRAHLAAREYELKLLIGAEFRLSEEQTVIPSPQPSPAKAGEGELSTPSPQPSPGMAGEGEEHWRLVLLAPDRAAYGDLSELITLGRRSAEKGTYRLTRDDIAAYSGRCLALWLPGDPADPQELQWMREVFGDRLWIAVELLRTGRDRERLAALRGLGERYGVPLVAAGGVQMHARKRRRLHDVLAATRLGTTAAQAGLALAGNAERRLRLRSELAEIYPAELLAETLRVAERCTFSLDELRYEYPEELVPAGETPASHLRKLTEEGLKRRWPEGEPAKVRALVERELALIRELSYEPYFLTVHDIVRYARSKGILCQGRGSAANSAVCFCLGITEVDPARIETLFERFISKERNEPPDIDVDFEHERREEVIQYVYDKYGRDRAALAATVITYRMKSAVRDAGKALGLTLEQVDRLAKNFQWWDSPSPPSPLPDHSSLPPTPPLPQSGASRGSANGPVDRLPGERAAKDGCPGLSCEAGGATGKRQGVRDPHPHPFSQREKGASRARSTRDSVHSVGEPLREKRARLPSPPSPLPSGTGEGGEPRREKHAHSILSERLREVGFDPDNPLMRRVLELARELLGFPRHLSQHVGGFVISRGKLSRLVPIENAAMPERTVIQWDKDDLDALGLLKVDCLALGMLTAIRKSFDLIAGYRGERLTMATVPAEDPAVYEMASHGDTVGVFQIESRAQMAMLPRLRPACFYDLVIETAIVRPGPIQGNMVHPYLRRRQGLEPVSYPSEEVRGVLERTMGVPIFQEQVIKLAMVAAGFTPGEADGLRRSMAAWRRRGGLEHYERRLIEGMRAQGYPEAFARQIYQQILGFGEYGFPECVVGETRVVDADTGRWVTIDEAMRGAARLEHTLACGADLRLARRRVRAVVASGVKPVFRLRTALGHTLVASAEHPFLTAGGWRPLSELREGDHVAAARGLPSLGRRRWPRHRLVVLAGLIAEGNLCHPSTFYFYTTDPRYREEFVRAVERFPNTEAVVERHRSCFSVRVRRRDRRRVSGAVLWAQRLGIWGCGAREKRLPGEVFELCEADLALLLARLWEGDGGFSKAGHASYDTASRRLAEEVQHLLLRLGIVARIYRRVRPYRGREVESHVVTVTGSDALQRFAQRIARRFLSPEKRRRAEAAIAGGHGRMSRDVIPADVREIIRRERERLGLTWNAIGLMTGLGMREIQGRTETKIGFRRFVIARLATCLASQELACLAASDIYWDRVVAIEPLGRHPTYDLQIEGDHNFLANNLVVHNSHAASFALLIYVSAWLKRHEPAAFLAALLNSQPMGFYAPAQLVQDARRHGVEVRPVDVRYSGWDCTLGEPEQSRMHLTCIPAGERPAMGEAEFSRKPGGLSRRRTAMPRMAWPGLASEAGRGALQGRAGVNRSGSVSPRMAGTATAANPTTAALTPSPLPQAGEGESIGFSHKYLQPAVRLGLRQVKGLTEAGARRLVAARVEAPFASVADLARRAGLDRRDLDALAAAGALRALSGHRHRARWAVAGVERPLPLLAGAEIAEGVPLLRPPTEAEDLVADYASLGLTLGRHPLALLRGELRARYRCLSAADLRAVPHGRRARTAGLVVCRQHPSSASGVIFITLEDETGQTNLIVWPGVVERQRREVLHARLLVVSGEVQREGEVLHLIAGRLEDRSALLGDLLARSRDFH is encoded by the coding sequence ATGGCCGCTTCATCCGCCTACGCCGAGCTCCATTGTCTTTCCAACTTCAGCTTCCTGCGCGGAGCATCGCACCCGGAGGAGCTGGTCGCGCGGGCGAAGCAGCTCGGGTACTCGGCGCTCGCGCTGACGGACGAGTGCTCGCTCGCGGGGGTGGTGCGGGCACATCTGGCGGCGCGGGAGTATGAGCTTAAGTTACTTATCGGGGCGGAATTTCGGCTTTCTGAAGAACAAACTGTCATCCCCTCACCCCAACCCTCTCCCGCTAAAGCGGGAGAGGGTGAATTATCGACGCCCTCACCCCAGCCCTCTCCCGGTATGGCGGGAGAGGGAGAAGAGCACTGGCGGCTCGTGCTGCTTGCGCCCGATCGGGCGGCGTACGGGGATCTTTCCGAGCTCATCACCCTCGGGCGGCGGTCGGCGGAGAAGGGGACGTATCGGCTGACGCGCGACGACATCGCAGCATACTCCGGGCGCTGCCTCGCGCTCTGGTTGCCCGGCGATCCGGCCGATCCACAGGAGCTCCAGTGGATGCGGGAGGTGTTCGGGGATCGCCTGTGGATCGCAGTCGAGCTGCTGCGCACCGGGCGCGACCGCGAGCGGCTCGCCGCGTTGCGCGGGCTGGGCGAACGCTACGGCGTGCCGCTCGTGGCGGCGGGCGGCGTGCAGATGCACGCGCGCAAGCGCCGGCGGCTGCACGATGTGCTCGCCGCGACGCGCCTCGGCACGACGGCCGCGCAGGCGGGGCTCGCGCTCGCGGGAAATGCCGAGCGGCGGCTGCGGCTCCGTTCCGAGCTCGCGGAGATCTACCCGGCGGAGCTCCTCGCGGAGACGCTGCGCGTCGCCGAGCGCTGCACGTTCTCGCTCGACGAGCTGCGCTACGAGTACCCGGAGGAGCTCGTGCCCGCGGGCGAGACGCCGGCGAGTCATCTTCGCAAGCTCACCGAGGAGGGGCTGAAGCGGCGCTGGCCGGAAGGCGAGCCGGCCAAGGTGCGGGCGCTCGTCGAGCGCGAGCTGGCGCTCATCCGCGAGCTTTCCTACGAGCCGTACTTCCTCACGGTGCACGACATCGTCCGCTACGCGCGTTCGAAGGGCATCCTCTGCCAGGGACGCGGGAGCGCGGCGAACTCGGCGGTCTGCTTCTGCCTCGGCATCACCGAGGTCGACCCGGCGCGGATCGAGACGCTCTTCGAGCGCTTCATCTCCAAGGAGCGCAACGAGCCGCCCGACATCGACGTCGACTTCGAGCACGAGCGGCGCGAGGAGGTCATCCAGTACGTCTACGACAAGTACGGCCGCGACCGCGCGGCACTCGCGGCGACGGTGATCACCTACCGCATGAAGAGCGCCGTGCGCGACGCGGGCAAGGCGCTCGGCCTCACGCTCGAGCAGGTCGACCGGCTCGCGAAGAACTTCCAGTGGTGGGACTCTCCCTCACCCCCATCCCCTCTCCCCGATCATTCAAGCCTCCCTCCAACTCCCCCTCTCCCGCAAAGCGGGGCGAGCCGGGGAAGTGCAAACGGTCCGGTGGACCGTTTGCCCGGCGAGCGGGCAGCCAAGGATGGTTGCCCTGGACTTTCCTGTGAAGCAGGAGGCGCAACAGGAAAGCGGCAAGGGGTGAGGGACCCTCATCCCCATCCCTTCTCCCAGAGGGAGAAGGGAGCGAGCCGAGCGCGCTCGACGCGCGATTCGGTTCACTCCGTGGGCGAGCCGTTGCGCGAAAAGCGCGCGCGCCTACCCTCACCCCCATCCCCTCTCCCGTCGGGGACGGGAGAGGGGGGCGAGCCGAGGCGCGAAAAGCACGCGCACTCTATATTATCGGAGCGCCTGCGCGAGGTCGGTTTCGATCCCGACAACCCGCTCATGCGCCGTGTGCTCGAGCTCGCGCGCGAGCTTCTCGGGTTCCCGCGCCATCTCTCGCAGCACGTCGGCGGCTTCGTCATCTCGCGCGGCAAGCTCTCGCGCCTGGTGCCGATCGAGAACGCGGCGATGCCCGAGCGCACCGTGATCCAGTGGGACAAGGACGATCTCGACGCGCTCGGGCTGCTCAAGGTCGACTGCCTCGCGCTCGGCATGCTGACCGCGATCAGGAAGAGCTTCGATCTGATCGCAGGCTACCGCGGCGAGCGGCTCACGATGGCGACCGTGCCGGCCGAGGACCCGGCGGTGTACGAGATGGCGAGCCACGGCGACACGGTCGGCGTGTTCCAGATCGAGTCGCGCGCGCAGATGGCGATGCTCCCGCGCCTTCGGCCCGCTTGCTTCTACGACCTCGTGATCGAGACGGCGATCGTGCGGCCGGGGCCGATCCAGGGAAACATGGTGCATCCGTACCTTCGCCGCCGGCAGGGACTGGAGCCGGTGAGCTATCCCTCCGAGGAGGTGCGCGGGGTGCTCGAACGCACGATGGGCGTGCCGATCTTCCAGGAGCAGGTGATCAAGCTCGCCATGGTCGCGGCCGGGTTCACGCCCGGGGAGGCGGACGGGCTGCGCCGCTCGATGGCGGCCTGGCGCCGCCGCGGCGGGCTCGAGCACTACGAGCGCCGGCTCATCGAGGGCATGCGCGCGCAGGGCTATCCCGAGGCGTTCGCGCGGCAGATCTACCAGCAGATTCTCGGTTTCGGCGAGTACGGCTTCCCGGAATGCGTCGTCGGCGAGACGCGGGTCGTCGACGCCGATACCGGGCGCTGGGTGACGATCGACGAGGCCATGCGCGGCGCGGCGCGCCTCGAGCACACGCTCGCCTGCGGCGCGGACCTGCGTCTGGCCAGGCGCCGGGTCCGCGCCGTCGTTGCGAGCGGCGTTAAACCGGTATTTCGGCTCCGCACCGCCCTGGGCCATACGCTCGTGGCGAGCGCGGAGCACCCCTTCCTCACGGCGGGCGGCTGGCGCCCATTGAGCGAGTTGCGGGAGGGCGACCATGTTGCCGCGGCCCGAGGGTTGCCGTCATTGGGCCGCCGTCGCTGGCCGCGCCATCGGCTGGTCGTGCTCGCGGGCCTGATTGCCGAAGGAAATCTCTGCCATCCGAGCACGTTCTACTTCTATACCACCGATCCGCGGTACCGCGAGGAGTTCGTGCGCGCGGTCGAGCGGTTCCCGAACACCGAGGCGGTCGTCGAGCGTCATCGAAGCTGTTTCAGCGTGCGCGTGCGCCGGCGCGATCGGCGTCGTGTCAGTGGGGCGGTGCTCTGGGCGCAGCGGCTGGGAATCTGGGGTTGCGGTGCTCGCGAGAAGCGCCTGCCCGGGGAGGTTTTCGAGCTGTGCGAGGCCGACCTCGCCCTGCTGCTCGCCCGTCTGTGGGAAGGCGATGGCGGATTCTCGAAGGCAGGGCACGCCTCGTACGACACCGCCTCGCGCCGCCTGGCGGAGGAGGTGCAGCACCTGCTGCTGCGGCTGGGGATCGTCGCGCGCATCTATCGCCGCGTGCGCCCCTACCGTGGCCGCGAGGTCGAAAGCCATGTGGTGACGGTAACGGGAAGCGACGCCCTGCAGCGGTTCGCGCAACGCATCGCCCGGCGTTTCCTGAGCCCCGAGAAGCGCCGGCGGGCGGAGGCCGCGATCGCGGGTGGCCATGGGCGCATGTCGCGCGACGTCATTCCGGCCGACGTGCGGGAGATCATCCGCCGCGAGCGTGAGCGCCTCGGCCTCACCTGGAACGCGATCGGCCTGATGACAGGCCTCGGCATGCGCGAAATCCAGGGGCGCACGGAAACCAAGATCGGCTTTCGCCGCTTCGTGATCGCGCGGCTCGCCACGTGCCTGGCCTCGCAGGAGCTCGCGTGCCTCGCCGCCTCGGACATCTATTGGGACCGGGTGGTGGCGATCGAGCCGCTCGGTCGCCATCCGACGTATGACCTGCAGATCGAGGGCGACCATAACTTCCTGGCCAACAATCTGGTCGTCCACAACTCCCACGCCGCCAGCTTCGCGCTACTTATATATGTCTCCGCCTGGCTCAAGCGCCACGAGCCGGCGGCCTTCCTGGCGGCGCTCCTTAATAGTCAGCCGATGGGGTTCTACGCGCCGGCCCAGCTCGTGCAGGACGCGCGCCGGCACGGCGTCGAGGTGCGGCCGGTGGACGTGCGGTACAGCGGGTGGGATTGCACATTGGGTGAGCCGGAGCAGTCGCGGATGCACTTAACGTGCATCCCCGCCGGCGAACGCCCGGCCATGGGTGAGGCGGAGTTTTCGAGAAAGCCCGGTGGGCTTTCTCGCCGCCGAACGGCCATGCCACGGATGGCATGGCCTGGACTTGCAAGCGAAGCGGGACGCGGAGCGCTGCAAGGCCGGGCTGGGGTTAATCGAAGTGGAAGCGTATCGCCACGGATGGCAGGCACGGCGACAGCGGCGAATCCGACTACTGCTGCCCTCACCCCTTCCCCTCTCCCGCAAGCGGGAGAGGGGGAGTCGATCGGGTTTTCTCATAAGTATCTCCAGCCGGCCGTTCGTCTCGGGCTGCGGCAGGTGAAGGGCCTGACCGAAGCCGGCGCGCGGCGCCTTGTCGCGGCAAGGGTGGAGGCGCCGTTCGCGAGCGTGGCCGATCTCGCCCGGCGCGCGGGACTCGACCGCCGCGATCTCGACGCGCTCGCGGCGGCGGGCGCGCTGCGCGCGCTCTCCGGGCACCGTCATCGCGCCCGCTGGGCTGTCGCGGGCGTCGAGCGGCCGCTGCCGCTGCTCGCCGGGGCCGAGATCGCGGAAGGCGTTCCGCTGCTCCGGCCGCCGACGGAGGCGGAGGATCTCGTCGCCGATTACGCGAGCCTTGGCCTCACGCTCGGGCGCCATCCGCTCGCGCTATTGCGCGGGGAGCTCCGGGCACGCTACCGCTGTCTCTCGGCCGCCGACCTGCGGGCCGTGCCGCACGGCCGCCGGGCACGCACCGCCGGGCTCGTCGTCTGCCGCCAGCACCCGAGCTCCGCGAGCGGAGTGATTTTCATTACCCTCGAGGACGAGACCGGCCAGACGAACCTCATCGTCTGGCCCGGCGTGGTCGAGCGCCAGCGGCGCGAGGTGCTGCATGCGCGCCTGCTCGTGGTCAGCGGCGAGGTCCAGCGCGAAGGTGAGGTGCTGCACCTCATCGCCGGCCGGCTGGAGGACCGCTCGGCCCTGCTCGGCGACCTGCTCGCGCGCTCCCGCGATTTCCACTGA